ACAAgataaatttaatgtattaaaagaCTAATTATCTTAgacatattatttttatgccTTCTGTATCCGTGTAAAACATGGATAGGATATTTATTAATGTGCATGCAACCACAagaaaatttttccttaaaattagaaGTACATATTTCTATTTTTCTTTGCTACCTTATTTTATAGGATCAGCAAACACACTTTAATTTAACTAAAACTGAACCATCACATACCAAATTAAATGTTTCAATCCATTCTTATTCTGACATAAAATTAAAGCTTGCAAATTGTTTTTGCCGATTTTCAAGAATCTAAATATTCTGGTATTTAGTGAACCATGGTTCTTCTCTGTTAATTTACCAGTAACATGCATTTAGGATTGTCTAGATCAGCAAGATCAAGTTTGTGCACTGCTAATCCAAAATGTGACTCTCCCTTCTCTTATCCAAACAGTTTGATGCAACAGTTATGCTACAAGGAGATAATCTTCAAAACTAACACTATTATTTTGAAATGTGGCTTCAAAAAAACTGCCTTAAGGTGGCTGACTGGTAGAGCTGCAAATTATGTTAACACGTCATTTACAAGCCATTGCCATTTCCTACATTAGTTTTGTTTCATGGCTTAGTTTTGCTGTAAAGAAAATACAAGTTTCTTTACAGGAATGTTAGGTAGGAAATATTTGTTACACAGCATTGACAGTAGGCTAGGTACATGCAGGGAGACTTTATATTTAACATTCTACAATTAATTAAAGCCACCGCTTGAAGGTCCACAGAGGTGTGTTACAGACACTTGTGAACTTCGTGTACCCAACCCAGAAGCCACCCGCAAGCGAACATCAAATTAGGTAAGTTATAACAGTGCTAACTGAACTAGGGTTATCACACATATTTGTACAGTCCAACAAGAGCTGCAGAGTACGGTTGCTACAGAGCTTCCGACAGCTTGTCTGAATCTATCATTAGCTTGTCAGACTCGAGCTGGGATAAAGTATCGCACGACTCGTCTGAAAACTGTGCGTCTTCCGAGCTCTGGGAGCAGCTTGTACTGGGAGAGAACACGAATCCACATTTTAGCCGACAACACTGACCCCTTCAACTCTACCCAAAGCTTGATTCATGTGAAATGCACAGGCAGTGGAATTGTGCAGCAGTGTCTGACGTTTAACACTTACAGAAAATCAGACAAACGTATTTGCaatcatttttaacaaaaaaaaaaaaaaaaaaaaaaaaaaagctccagaCCACACATTTCACATCACACAAAATATCTTTCAATCACAGCACAGAGCACACAAAGGCAATtagataatttttcattaaacacTTAATGCATATGTTTTCACTGCCAAGAAGAATACTGAATAAAATGTATTCTCTGGATAGCTTCAAATTATGTATTACAATCTCCAAATAGTCTATCCGTCAGTATTGGCTAGGTAGACTATTCTGTGCTTCAACAACTAAAAACAGTTATTTACTCTATAAATACCGAATAAAATGGCTGCACTATGGCAATGGTATACCTTTATCTAATATCTAAGAGAACTACACAGTtcctttaagttatttttaagtaaaccGAGTGAATGTGGATAAGTAACGTTTACTTTTATACCTACATGCATTACAAATTAGTTCTATAGATACATGCTTGCTTGTTAATCTTGTTCAAAACTACAGAAATGACAGACTTTTTTAGTTTAGTAAATAATTATGTACATTATTGAAAAGGTGTTTATAATCAAATCcagtttttatttgtgttttttttttaaatagaaacctAAGTAGGTtcttgtaaattaaaaatatttgaccagtatttatttaattttaaaaaacttgagcaaaaattaattaaaatattattccaaATCAATTACATACTACGGTTAACTGCAACAACAAACAAGCTGTAAAGTAGTCAAAGGAAAACTAACCtaataaaaacacatttacttcagaAAGATGTAAACAACCACACATTAATATAATTGACCCTAAACAAatccaaataatttattttcacacaGAAAAACAATTTCAGTTTTCATGTATGatctttttatataatttaattaaatctcAACCTGTATTTTTAAGATAATGTCGCATCAAAATTGGCACAAATACTGCAGAAGGAAAaccaaatacaataaataaatttttgttgatATCATAAAATTGGATTCCTAGGTGGTAAAACACACCTCAAAATGTGTGTTCCAAATgtgtaaaattgaaaataaattaattaagtgAATGGATTATTTTACCTTCAGAATTTTAAAGGTGATACTGATAAGGAATGTGCATTAATCCAAGTTCTGTTGCTAAAGGACTACcccatttttacatgctttatattagcttcacctgtatgtttgtctgtccgtctgtaactctttcgactaagagtgagtggctcatcactataaaatgtcccaccaatttcattacgttcgttagccgagtggtctaagACGCGCGaattctgtgacgtcagctttcggattcagcgatcgtgggttctactcccggccacgccgaaaaaaaaattgtttttttttcccggttaattctaagattatatccatacatctaactgtaaattaTTCGGAGAGactctttgtgacgttgcaactccaaatagttatctcagatggtaataggtagtgtcggtaactcatttccctatgataattatacataaatatagtttaaaaaactaaaaaaaaacatgctcttaaagaatatcaaactaaaaagttaaaaataaatatagtttaaaaaactcaaaaaacatgcttttaaagaatatcaaactaaaaagtaaaaaataattttaaaatttaatttatgacaatagtatataagcaatactagtataaatgagaaaaaagcatggggcgcttaatatacaaaaaatatggcacaaagcgcctcaagcttttttctcatttatactagtattgcttatatactattgtcataaattaaattttaaaattattttttactttttagtttgataatctttaaaagcatgtttctttagttttttaaactatatttattaataagaAACTGTAGCTTTGTCTCACCtcacagaaaataataattatattgtaacacCGACACATTGCACACATTTATGGCCTACTGTATGTGTGAGTTCATATTCAAGTCTCCTTAAAAGAATTCCAGTTAGAGAAATTAGTCCTCATTCAAGAAAACAGTACAACACTTTCTCAGAACTGAAGGTCTCTCAAACTTGAGATTATCTAATACAAATAATCATGTATGTAATTCTATGTATAAAAATCCACATTGGCCATGCTCTACAATTCTTCCCCATATCTGTACATCAGCTAAATAAATTTATACCCCAAATGTTTCCACATGCGAGGTAATATTACCACTCTCCACTATTAAGTCATTATGAATTTCACATAGGATTGAATACATACAGTGTCTTTAGTGCTAATGCATTGCACAAATAACGTAGCCCTTGAAGAAACTTTGCTTCTACATGATATTCATGTACTTCATGCAAAAGTGCTCGAGACGTTTACAGAGGTAGAAAGAAGACCACAGCTCACATGTGTGAGGATATGCACTGTCGTCTGAAGGGAAGAACTAAATCAGAAACCAAGAACGTACAGCAGAATGCAGGAACAATGCACCAAACTTCAAGTACAGTTCCGTAAAGTGGCTTGCAGACCGACACCACGCTTTATGCCATAACAAAATTGCATTTAAACAATACACAGGTTACACCATGACAAAACCCACACCATTTAATTTAAAGCTCAGATTGAAAAAGCAAACACTGGTTTGAACAACACCTGGCTTTCTTAAGAAGCTCGCAAAGTTCCTCAAAATAAAGCAGCTTTCTACATCTAGGTACTGTCAAACATGTACATCATCAGAACAAAAATACCTATTATCTGCAAAACATAAAACTGTACAAGTACAGTTTCAAAGCCAACATTACAATTGTAAATATCCACTAACTCCCTGCAAAGCATGTTGagatattgaatttatttaaaatagaaaaaaaaaaaaaaaattgtaatctaaTCAGCTATGTCTTACTGTGAACCCATTGACTTTTTGTTACATCAAAAGTTTTGCTAAATCCACAAACTCAACTATTTAATACTGTAAACTGATGTTGCACTTGTTCAAATGGCCTATGCCATCTACAGTGAGTGCCACTGTCAGCTACCAAGGCTTACTACATGTAAATTATATGTGGTTCCAAGACACCACAGTTTTGTGTGGTACGGTATGTTCCATCCCTCAGTTTGATATTTTTATCCATGTAACTACCCAGGGATGCTTCTAAAACAACTAAACTTCAAGATTGGCAATATTGATATATTTCCAGAAATTACTTATTTGCAAAATAGTCAGCTCTTGCTGATCACACCTGCAACTGCTTCACAAATTTTTGGTCAGGTGAGGTTTAAGACAGTTCTCTgggattttaaaatatgaattaaaatggtTCGTAGACtcactttaatatatatatttttaatccatTGCCTTTTATTTTCCACTTAGGTTTGAAGTAAAACTATGTAttccattttcaaacaaaatcctTTTAACTGGGGATGGGCCATCAAATCCTCAATCATCATCAAATCCTtatatttgaggaaaaagatttgaagaaataTATCACAAGGAAATAGcgtgaattaaaaaattaacactgataacctccgacgtttactaggtcaattttttttttcctttacattTAACCTGTTACCattctaaaattatataaatgaaattacaaaatttatcgtTTCAGAAAACTTagttcatgcaaaaaaaaacattcaaagggTTATGATGTTTCAACAACATGGTTGATATTTTCTTTTCGtgtagattattattttttggtctcGAACCTGGATTCAGACACGAGGTGCATGTTCGGAAACACCTCTTCGGGGTTCGGATCCGAGGGAACCGGGATCCGACCCGTCGCTACGTCACACAAGTGATCGAGGAAACCGGGATCCGACCCCTCGCTACGTCACACAAGTGATCTAGGAAACCGGGATCCGACCCCTCGCTACGTCACACAATTTATCTAGGAAACCGGGATCCGACCCGTCGCTACGTCACACAAGTGATCGAGGAAACCGGGATCCGACCTGTCGCTACGTCACACAAGTGATCGAGGAAACCGGGATCCGACCCGTCGCTACGTCACACAAGTGACGAGGCAACCGGGATCCGACCCGTCGCTATGTCACACAAGTGATCGAGGAAACCGGGATCCAACCCGTCGCTACGTCACACAAATGATCGAGGAAACCGGGATCCGACCCGTCGCTACGTCACACAAGTGATTGAGGAAACCGGGATCCGACCCATCACTACGTCACACAATTGATCTAGGAAACCGGGATCCGACCTGTCGCTACGTCACACAAGTGATCGAGGAAACCGGGATCCGACCCGTCGCTACGTCACACAAGTGATTGAGGAAACCGGGATCCGACCCCTCGCTACGTCACACAATTGATCTAGGAAACCGGGATCCGACCCGTCGCTACGTCACACAAGTGATCGAGGAAACCGGGATCCGACCTGTCGCTACGTCACACAAGTGATCGAGGAAACCGGGATCCGACCCGTCGCTACGTCACACAAGTGATTGAGGAAACCGGGATCCGACCCATCACTACGTCACACAAGTGATCGAGGAAACCGGGATCCGACCCGTCGCTACATCACACAAGTGATAGAGGGACGACGACGACACAAGAAAGCCAGGGGTCGGGAGGACGGCGGAGGTACTCACTCCTTGGAGTTGGCCTCCAGGCTCTTGCGACGGAGCTCCTCCAGCGTGACGTTGTGCAGCTGCTCCCAGGCCTTCTTCTCCTTCTCGAAGGACTCCCGCCGGTCCTGCATCTCCTGCAGCTGCTGCTCCAGGCTCTTGCGCATCTGCTCGTGCCGCCGCTGCAGCTGTGACACACACGCGGCCACCAGACCGCACGGCTACAGCGGGACTTCCGGTGGCGGacccaggattttggtttgggaggggctcgACCCAGCTGAGGccaggctttatcaaggcaaacactaaaacaatataaggacccagatgcttttggagggggcttcaGCCCCTTAGccaccccctcccacccccccccccccccggatctgCTACTGAGGACTTCACACGGCAAGTTTTGTCAAAAATGGTGGACTTCCGTCTTCGTCATCGTCAAAAATTAATCGAAACACACGTGTAACAAGTACGTATCAAGCACAATATTACACTGatcaactgcttcaacaatttgtggtaagacacttcaaatgtgtacattaaataataatactacaTATATATTGACGAGAGTTCAGTTGAAGAAAGATCTGCGACTAAAAacattcaataattaaaaaaaaaaatacacatgcaaTGTTAAAAGCCCAAAATCATTATacacgtacaattttttttttgtaatgttcctCAATAGGCCTATGACTGTATGGTGACAGCTAGagactgcttttatttactttattttaaaaaaccataGATAGAaactgaataatgtttttttttttttactttgtacatCACATTTTgggcttttaaataataaaaacctaaattaaGATTTATGgaattaattgtatattttgatAGCTATAATGAGGTAATTGAGGTGAATTTCCCTGCATTTCGGTTTTATACTGTGttgacttccatttcggtgtttgGCGGGTATAGActtaattttgctgttttttcgGTCGGTTTGATCACTATtccccggggggagggggggggggctgaattgtatctcctcggaaagggtacctttctggattttctgtacaatcacacagcagaaaataaactgggaaggtaccctttccgatttcttaaaaagttttagttttaatgcaaatatggactcggaaaggtaaggttaggttaggttaggttaggttaggggggataactttcacgattttaaagcagaaaataatatgcatattaAGAAATTCGGAAGGGTACatttccaatttattttctgcagtgtcattgtacagaaaatcctgaaaggtaacCTTTCCGAGGGGacacctttccagtgcatatttgcattaaaaccaacACATTTTAAGAagttggaaagggtacctttccagtttctacccagctgcACTATcaccaccataagtctgaaaggtaccctttccaaggggatacaattctgtcgtccccTATTCACCATTCAATCTGGCCTGTATATATGGTGAGGcgagataaaaccaaaataacaccggaAAGCATGTCAAAAAACtccataacaccgaaatgcaaggtATACCATGGAATGAAGTAGCActtaaccaaaaattaattaaaatcataaaaacagGAATCTTCTAATTCAGCCCTGAAACCATCTGGCATAACCAGTCAGAAAGCACCCAGAATTGCCTGGTCCAGGAAAAATTCTATTTCGAAATGCAACCTGATGCATACTTTGAGGCTATGACAGTTAGTAACTTGAAGGTGAAACCCTTCCTCGAGCCGAACTTGGCTCTTCTTCAACTCCGGCATCTGCACCAGCTGACTTGACAAGACAATGGATTGCTAGCGTTATCCACCATCGCttgtatggatttattatcaccATTGACTTCCACCCAAAAACTGTTTCTGTTTCTCCCAGCACTCTTGTACTTTAACCCTTTAACTGCTATGATCGAGTTAACTCGATGTGCTTTAACATGCATACCAATGCGATGATCGAGATAACTCGGACGCGATCATTGTGATGCTGCTGCATCAGCTGTAGATTAACATGTAACATGATTTCGTTTCTTTTGTCGTAGGAGCCGTATACGTAAAGCTAAAATCTAAACATATACTTCTCGATTCCACAATTATTTGGTTAGCACtttctcaaaatataatttaaaatccaCATTTCTTGCCAAACGTATGTGCGCAGctagtaaaacaaataaaaatttgtaaaaacaaataataaattttaggaTAGTGTAAATAAAGTGCAAACTTGTTTTAAGAAGAGAATATTAAAAAACAGAACAGAAATATAGCAACTAACTagcgtaatttaaattttttttaaatttttgttattttcacatttttgctTTAAATAACCCAGCACTGAGGGCTTTGCAAAACCATCCAAGTATATAGCAGTTAAAGGGTTAAGACCGCTACTTCTTGTCCACCGGACACTTCGCCACTTCCCTCAGCAGAACGACTGTCACACCTGGACACCTTGGAATGTGTCCTTTTAACACTTGCGGGTATCAGGTGGTTGACTCAAACACTCATGCGCTGTGCAGAGGATGTTCACAGATAGCGCTCGCGACTTCCGCACGAGGCGGAAACTCGCGCAACAGCGAAACATCGAACCCAGTGTGGCACCCCATTATTTTGAGTTTGATGAATTATTACACTGATtccaagttaaaatttttttttaatgatatttataaTCAGtgctaatttttaatgaaatttagtCTAAAATGTTTTGTGTGAGCACTTTTCTTGGAGATGCTCATTTAAAATCCTTACGACTAAGCAACGAAAAATGATAGCTACAATTCATACAAAACTTAACTCTAAACAAAACATGAACACTTGTAAAATAAACCTTTCAGGGCGGAGTGGGGAATAGCTCACAAACATTACATATCACTCTAAATTGTTTGGTTACCAAGCAAAAACATAGTTTATAATACagttaaattttcttaattttctcaaagcaaattttatcaagaagaaaattttttttattatgtcatACGTAAGAGCTCGGAGCAGttgaataaaatgatgaaaagtaaataaaaaaagcatACTTACATCTGCTTCAGAATCCctaagtttttgtttcttttctcGAACTTTCATTTCAAACACTTGCTCCATTTCAGCCTCCATCTTCTTCATTTTTGCATCGTGATCCCGCTTCTCCTCTTCCATTTGAGCGAGCGGGTTCCTGAACGCAACAACAGACTGTTTGTTTACTCTACAACACCAACTGGTAAACATTCCCAAGACTAAATTTTGCAATACGtacaattatgaattttaaaatattaactaacaGAAGAAGCTAGCTTCCGTGAAGATTAAACTTAAGTACAGTACACCCTCGTGTTCTAAagcaaaccatttaaaattttatatttagtagaaaaaaaaaaacattaaaattttctaaGATCAGAGTCAACCTCAAGTTATCAAAATGCTTGTTTTCTTccacaaacaattaaaataaatactgtacAGAGAAAATAAACTATGTATGGAAATCATAACAAAAATAACTCAAGTCTAAACTTTCATTCATCACTCTAAATAGCACCATCAAACATGTATGCAACAGTACAGTCTAGAATCTAATATactctacagaaaaaaaaaagatacaattgttttaaaaaaacaatttttacttgcagttaaattaacaaatttgtgcaacaaaaaaaaagtgctgtaGTAAAAAATTGAACTCTGCCTGTGTTTTAACATTCATGCAATAGTTTCTTGAAAACTGAGTGTTTATAACAAGAATGAATAAGTAAACCTAAGCATACAGATACTAAAAACTGATGCATGTTCCCTTCTTGTGGCCATCACATGACTTCacacacaaaaattataaaaaggacCACCACTTATTTACAGTACAATATCCACCAATTTCAACCTAAATAACCAGAACATTATACAGAATGTACAATACAGCTAGTGAAATGGAAATAACGAAGACAGAATAATACAGAAGGGGAAAAGACTGGAAACTTAGCTTACGTACTGGTAATGCAACTTACCAAACCGTCATGAAACTGTTCATGACTCCTTGCGGGCACAAACTGAAcggaaaatgataaaaaataattagcGTTTGATTGGAACCAGCCATGTGAAAACCAGTGGTAGACAAAACACTCCCACATGCAATAATTATAACAAATAGCTTTTAGAAACGAACTATGAAAATGCATAGTGCATAAACCTACTTTTGAGTGTCATTGTGGATTGTAACACAAAGATATGACAGTAAAACTAATATATAGGGACAAgatattatggttttatttttaggccagttTCATTTTTAGAACAGGAGATGTCTGTATTACTGTTTTTACTTTATACATTGTTTGTTCATAAAAATGGTATTATCatttaacaaatatgaaactaaatatATCATAAGACTGATTTCATgaaaatagtctcattttgactgacacaATATGCACTCAtacgttaaaataatttgtaataagcatgtctaaacaaaattactcagaaaaataaaaataaattggcaaatttagtgtgtttgaaaaatatgcAAATGTAactaatgtaaaatatgtaatcAATAAAAGATGCAAGCTCAAACAACCTATTTTTTCCAAGccatttagtttttataatttttggtacTGAAGTCATGCTACataattacattcaatgaattaaCGATAATAAAAGATAACATTTTTGTGGTTTGAATTCtattttgtcaaattgctgatttatgttaatgtttttaagttacatttcggtgctaaatggtgtattaattttaattttgatgttACGTGTTTTATTGGTGTGCTTcgtggtgttatttcggttttatcgcaattcaccatataatctcgTCCCTACCAATATAAAATTAGGAAAATGACGAAACTTTAATAATTTGATACATATTTGATGGGCTAGAAGAAGATATCACCAAAACAAATGCTTAAGTGGCATTATAATTATTCCCTCCTGAAAATTTCTCAACCCTCTACAAATGACCATCTCAACTCACTTGTTCGAAGTTCTCGACGGCTTCCCATCAGTTCCGAGGCCAGCCAGCTTCCGACACCTGTAGTTCTCGTAGTGAACGTTGTTCGTCACGTCTTTGAGGTCTTGCAGGTGAGTGCGAATCAGCATGTTGCGAAGAGCAATGAAGTCACAATGCTCCAGGTTCTCGACTAaggaacacacaaaaataaattttcagtttttatgGACACAAACACAATGTGAtggccgtaaaaaaaaaaatctttacaattCAAGCAAATATTTCACTTAagcaaacaaaatatattattttgtgtttctCTCAACTTAATTTGCTGAGCAGCTAgcagtattaatttatatattttttttctaatccgAGGTGCAGAAATGTAGCCTCAATGTTGGATAAGTCGCACAGAATGCGAAGACGTCGTTACAAACTTGGCCCCGTGAGATCTCCCGACGTACACCCTTCAacttttcttgtggggatacgtGGAAGAATGAAGGGGCTTAACATCTTTTTAACATCAATGTCATTAGAGATGAGGGATGACCGAGATGAGAACGCAGCACTGATAGAATGAAAGGGTGAACAAAACTGGAggaccctgagaaaacccactggTTTTCCGAAACATCGGCCATGTTTCCCACTTTTTAAGACCCTGGGTTTGATCCCTCACCAAAAATCATTCCCAGACAACCTTGGCGGGATGTAAGTGACTGACCACTCAatgattcaaaaaaaaaaaaaaaaaacctattttttttctcattattatCTATTGGCTTGGATGAGCTTGGAAAAAATATTACTACTGCAATGAATTCTCTGGAGGAACCCACAATAAAGACACTATTGGGACCAATATcactattttatttgatgtttttcaCACACAGAAAATGTAATTTACAATATGGCAAGTGAAAAAGTAACACTtgttaaacagtttttaattaataagcaacatttctcaagtaaattattaaaaaaattttcttgaaaagaaataattttttaatcattatacaatactgaaatttgtaattttttagggCTACATAACATGCTCACCATTCATGAGGTCATCTAGTTTCAAGTTGGCAATGCCATTACACACCAATACACATAGGATAGGAACAGAACATGTCCTATAGTAAGTAATCAAGCATCCCATTAGAAATTTTCTGCAAGATAATACTAAGATTTCTGGACAAGACAAACCCTGGTCTTCCAAAAAATTAAGTGCAGCACATCTATCACTGCAATACGTACTCTgtatgtgtgaatttttttttaaaaataactaaacatgaaagtattttcttgaattataatttttttatgcatcaAAAAAAGAATGACAcctgtaaattaattttcttctaaCGTTAGTTTATGAAATAATATACAATTCTAGCAATGTAGAATGGGTTCACGAACAAATATAAAtgctttcaaaaaatttttaaaaataattacaatcacAAACTTGTTCAAAATAAACCTCTCACCTTCGGCAACACCCCACGGATACTTCCGGCCTCGCAGTTTCTTGCCGTCTACCTCTATGACCGTGTTCGAACCAACCACGGCAAACGGTACCCTGTCTTTCAACACTTTGTTCAGCTTCGCTTCCTCCTCATCCTCTGTGTCTGGGAACTCGTATATCTTAATTTTGTGCTGAGAAATTTCATTCAGTATCTGTGGAGAAACACAATCAGTTTTTAACATTAATGTGGATGCGGTAAGGTAAGCTGAATctacaaaataaagttataaaaagatggggggaaaaaaaatcacaaacctGTTTCTTGAAATGACTACATTCATCCGGTGTCATCGTATCCGCTTTCGCAACTATAGGAATAATGTTGACTTTGTCGTGAAGTCGCTGCATGAATTCGATGTCTAGTGGTTTCAGGCCGTGTCCGGATggtgttataaaatataaacaacagTGCACTCTACTGTCCACAAGTGTTTTACGGTTCACTCGTGATTCTGCATTGAGGTACTCTTCATATTTGGTTTCAATGTAATCTATAACAGGTTGCCAACTGAAAAagaaaatgtatataaattaacTACAAATAATGATTACCTACC
This genomic stretch from Bacillus rossius redtenbacheri isolate Brsri chromosome 16, Brsri_v3, whole genome shotgun sequence harbors:
- the LOC134540189 gene encoding septin-7 isoform X1 — encoded protein: MPVVPVSKLSPSLLAFMNNPGGHAPDELQSKRELFFKNELPPASGVSTPSQPPPGAPVPAPAPAPVPAPTPGAVKEALAKRSAAAAAAAATLAADNDAAAAADNKERYNKAERDKLPERRTKELDGYVGFANLPNQVYRKAVKKGFDFTLMVVGESGLGKSTLINSMFLADIYSSEYPGPSLRIKKTVAVETSKVLLKENSVNLTLTIVDTPGFGDAVDNSNCWQPVIDYIETKYEEYLNAESRVNRKTLVDSRVHCCLYFITPSGHGLKPLDIEFMQRLHDKVNIIPIVAKADTMTPDECSHFKKQILNEISQHKIKIYEFPDTEDEEEAKLNKVLKDRVPFAVVGSNTVIEVDGKKLRGRKYPWGVAEVENLEHCDFIALRNMLIRTHLQDLKDVTNNVHYENYRCRKLAGLGTDGKPSRTSNKNPLAQMEEEKRDHDAKMKKMEAEMEQVFEMKVREKKQKLRDSEADLQRRHEQMRKSLEQQLQEMQDRRESFEKEKKAWEQLHNVTLEELRRKSLEANSKETASLASDPGALQVAASKGRMTLSRRHSFNQANECRQQ
- the LOC134540189 gene encoding septin-7 isoform X2 codes for the protein MPVVPVSKLSPSLLAFMNNPGGHAPDELQSKRELFFKNELPPASGVSTPSQPPPGAPVPAPAPAPVPAPTPGAVKEALAKRSAAAAAAAATLAADNDAAAAADNKERYNKAERDKLPERRTKELDGYVGFANLPNQVYRKAVKKGFDFTLMVVGESGLGKSTLINSMFLADIYSSEYPGPSLRIKKTVAVETSKVLLKENSVNLTLTIVDTPGFGDAVDNSNCWQPVIDYIETKYEEYLNAESRVNRKTLVDSRVHCCLYFITPSGHGLKPLDIEFMQRLHDKVNIIPIVAKADTMTPDECSHFKKQILNEISQHKIKIYEFPDTEDEEEAKLNKVLKDRVPFAVVGSNTVIEVDGKKLRGRKYPWGVAEVENLEHCDFIALRNMLIRTHLQDLKDVTNNVHYENYRCRKLAGLGTDGKPSRTSNKNPLAQMEEEKRDHDAKMKKMEAEMEQVFEMKVREKKQKLRDSEADLQRRHEQMRKSLEQQLQEMQDRRESFEKEKKAWEQLHNVTLEELRRKSLEANSKEAVDGKEKNKKKKGLF